The DNA sequence TAGGGTGTCAGGGCTGTCAGTGTAGAGAGCAAGAGTTCAGACAGATCCAAAGCAGGTGGGATCTAGCCAGAGCTGGTCTCACACAGGTGATGGGGAGACAAGGGCAGGTAAGTTGCAGGAAAGACCACTTCCTCATTGCAGGTACTGAAATCAAAGAATGCTTGAGTTTCTCCAAATGTTGTAGTTGCCagagtgatggcacacacctttaatctcagcactcgggaggcagaagcaggtggatcttcatgagtttgagaccagcttggtccaTATTGTGTGTTCTAAGCCAGCCAGTGCCACAGGGTGAGACCTGCCTTAAGGCGAAAATGTGTGATGTTTATATGCTCTCTGTCTACTCACAGATTTCTGTCCTTTAAATCATCTCTGTTACTTATCACACCTAATACATTGTGACAGGTGGGTATGTTGTTTTCAAGGAATAATGGCCCTTCCCCCCAAAAGGGACACGACACATTCATGTTTGGTACAAAtgtaaggggtgtgtgtgtgtgtgtgtgtgtgtgtgattttgttttgttaatttcttttctttcttttttttttttttaagctttgtttcttttttctttctttcttttttttttttaagatttatttattatatgtaagtacactgtagctgtcttcagacactccagaagagggcgccggatctatttacggatggttgtgagccaccatgtggttgctgggatttgaactcaggaccttcggaagagcagtcagtgctcttaacccctgagccatctctccagcccgttaaTTTCTTATTTGAGGTGGGCTAACTTGGGTACAGAACCCAAGCATTTATGGGGCTAAGTATATATAAAGTGTGAGCATTGTGCCAGTGAGGCCTGGGACAGGAACTACCAGCATCACTCCAGTCGTCAAGGGATTTCACGGAGGGAACCAGATTATAAGGCCACTGAAAGAGGGAGAGGTTGGAAGTGTGGAGGTTCTAACTGGGTTCTTGGCTTCAGGCTCAGTCACTGTAGGTCAGAAATGCTGCTAGCACTGAGGCCCTGCATGCTACAAATAGCCTAAAGTGGGATGCATTCTGGGTAGGAACAAGATAGAGATCACACGATGCAGAATGTGAACGAGGGTGGTGGGCAGTAGGAGTGATAGAGTTTATTTGAGTGATCTTGGAATTACATGTCTTGATTTTTAAGTAGAGTACTGACTATATCCCTATCCGTCTGTCACCCACACAGGACACAAGTTAGAAGAGTGCTGTGTAGCACAGCCTATTTGTCCTAAGGTTGGACATATCACAGGTAGGGCCGCAGGAAGCCTTCCCATTGGGTGGCTGATTGGGGCTCAGTGAAAGCTGCTAACAGTGAAGGTCAGAAGTGTGGGCAGAGGAGATTCTCCCTGTCTCAGTTGGATGGCAGTGCAGCTTCACACCGTCGGCCGGTCCTTGTTTCCAAGGGGAAAGACCagcttcttttctcatttcagatTCTCCTGTAGGAGCTAGTGGCAAGAAGGGGATCCGGAAGCCTGAATTTCTGGGGATGAAAATTCACATGAGATGATGTCAGACAAATTCACAGTGCTGgagccctctgcctctgagtcccGGGAATTTCATGAAGACAGATTGGCACAGCTCTTGGGGAACCCAGAAAAGCAGAGCCTGGAAAGTCCCTCCTCTCAGGACGGGAGCTTCACTCAGATGACAGTGACCCACTGGAAGATTCAAACAGGAGACACAGCCCAAAGGTGTAGTAAGTCAGGAAGAAATCCCATTCTCAACTCAAACCTTCTTATACTTCAGAGAGAACTTATAGAAGGGGAGGCCCATTCCTATGGTGTTGGCGGCAAAAACTTCCCATTGAATTCAGATGTAGTTCCGCATCAGATCTCTCACACAGGGGAGAAGCCTTATAAATGTGATCATTGTGGGAAAGGCTTCAGTCAAGCCTCCCTTCTCACTGAACACCAAAGAGTCCACACTGGGGACAGACTctatgtgtgcaatgtgtgtgggAAAGACTTCGTTCACTATGCAAACCTGAGGGAGCATCAGCATGTCCATACAGGGGAAAAGCCATTCAAGTGTGCACAGTGTGGAAAAGCATTTTGTCACAGTTCAGACCTGCTTCGACACCAGAGGGTTCATACCAGAGAGAGGCCTTTTGAGTGCAAAGAGTGTGGAAAGGGCTTCAGTCAGAGCTCCTTACTCATTCGCCATCAAAGAATTCACACAGGAGAAAGGCCCTATGAGTGTAACGAGTGTGGAAAATCCTTCATTAGGAGTTCAAGCCTTATCCGCCATTACCAGATCCACACAGAAGTTAAACAGTATGAGTGCAGAGACTGTGGCAAAGCCTTCCGACACCGCTCAGACCTCATCGAGCACcagagaattcacactggagagaggcCCTTCGAGTGTCaggagtgtgggaaggccttcatTCGGAGCTCGAAGCTCATTCAGCACCAgcgaattcatactggagagcgGCCTTATGTGTGCAATGAGTGTGGGAAGCGTTTCAGTCAGACATCCAACTTCACTCAGCACCAGAGAATCCACAGTGGAGAAAAACTCTATGAGTGTAACGAATGTGGGAAGGCGTTCTTTCTGAGCTCATACCTCATACGACACCAGAAGATCCACACTGGTGAACGGGTGTATGAGTGTAAAGAGTGTGGGAAGGCTTTTCTGCAGAAGGCCCACCTCACTGAGCATCAGAAGATCCACACTGGAGACAGACCCTTCGAgtgcaaagactgtgggaaagccttcatcCAGAGTTCTAAGCTATTGTTGCATCAGATTGTTCATACCGGAGAGAAGCCCTACGTGTGCAGTTACTGCGGAAAAGGCTTTATTCAGAGATCCAACTTCCTTCAGCACCAGAAGATGCACACTGAAGAGAAACTCTACAAGTATAGCCAGCTTGGGAAAGATCTGACCCCACCTCCAGATCTTGTCCACCAGGAAGATCTTTCCCTGAGTGAGAACTCCGTTCATTTAGGAGAGAGGTCTACAGATCGGGAGTGTTGTGGAGATAATTTATAAGACAGTCACTCTGAGTCGGGTGGTGCTTGTAAACAGGCATACTTAGTACATATATGGCTTAGAAGATGTGGATTGTCACACTTTTTCAAGTCATTGATAGGCTGTTACTGGTCTGTTGTCTGTCACCAGGGCAGGCAAGCAGAAGGACTGGACAGCTGATCTTGAGCTGTACACTGAGGGAGAACCTCTAGAGAATTTTCTAGGTTTTATTTGAAGTTACAACACACTCTCAAgtactttcaaagaagagctgtCTTATTACTTGAGAAATGGTTCCCTGTCTGATTAGAGAAAGGGACTTTTCTCATGCAAAACTGCAAGTTGGTTCCCTGTTGTGTGGGGCTCCTCTCTGGCCTTTGCTTCCTCAACTGTTTGATGCCTGGTAATGCAGTTGATGCAATTGCCACCCCATCCTCCAGGCTGCTCCCACTCCTGTCCCGGTGTCTCCCAGTTGCTCCTGGTCATTATGTATCATTTCTCAGGCATCATGCCCAAAAGTGCTTCCCTGGTACTGAGCTGGATTCGTGTCTTGTGCTTCTGTTGCTCAGTGTTTGCCACTGCTACTGTACTTGCTATTAAATACCACAATCAcgaattttctctttcctgttatGCTGTTTCCCGAGGACACTAATGATGTGTCATTGACTCCTATGTCCCTAGTGTCTTGCACCtgacaataaacaaaacaaaaatcccaagtCTGAGTAATTGGCATATcctttatctgtgtgtgtctgtgtgtgtgtctgtgtgtgtgtgtgtgtgtgtgtgtgtgtgtgtgttttaaagatttatttatttattatatgtaagtacactgtagctgtcttcagacactccagaagagggcgtcagatcttgttacggatggttatgagccaccatgtgggatgctgggatttgaactcgggaccttcagaagagcagtcgggtgctcttacccactgagccatctcaccagctccttgttttgtttttttgagacagggtttctgaatgtaacagccctggctatcctggaacttgcattgtagaccaggctggcctcgaactcagaaacccacctgcctctgcctcccgagtgctgggattaaaggcgtgcgccaccatacccagctctcaAAGTCCTTTTTcattctgcatgcatgtatgtgtgttgaagCTGAGCTCAGATggcttgagagatggttcagaaatGAACGTGAACT is a window from the Mus pahari chromosome 17, PAHARI_EIJ_v1.1, whole genome shotgun sequence genome containing:
- the Znf623 gene encoding zinc finger protein 623, which codes for MMSDKFTVLEPSASESREFHEDRLAQLLGNPEKQSLESPSSQDGSFTQMTVTHWKIQTGDTAQRCSKSGRNPILNSNLLILQRELIEGEAHSYGVGGKNFPLNSDVVPHQISHTGEKPYKCDHCGKGFSQASLLTEHQRVHTGDRLYVCNVCGKDFVHYANLREHQHVHTGEKPFKCAQCGKAFCHSSDLLRHQRVHTRERPFECKECGKGFSQSSLLIRHQRIHTGERPYECNECGKSFIRSSSLIRHYQIHTEVKQYECRDCGKAFRHRSDLIEHQRIHTGERPFECQECGKAFIRSSKLIQHQRIHTGERPYVCNECGKRFSQTSNFTQHQRIHSGEKLYECNECGKAFFLSSYLIRHQKIHTGERVYECKECGKAFLQKAHLTEHQKIHTGDRPFECKDCGKAFIQSSKLLLHQIVHTGEKPYVCSYCGKGFIQRSNFLQHQKMHTEEKLYKYSQLGKDLTPPPDLVHQEDLSLSENSVHLGERSTDRECCGDNL